One window of the Gambusia affinis linkage group LG13, SWU_Gaff_1.0, whole genome shotgun sequence genome contains the following:
- the LOC122842921 gene encoding prosaposin isoform X2 produces MLLLTLLFVSSAVATPLLGTEQCARGPPYWCQSLKTASLCKAFTHCQQNVWNKPQMKTVPCDMCKEILMVVGQLLKDNATEVEILGYLEKACNLIPDQGLGAECKEIVDSYYPILLGIITGELEDPGVVCGAMGLCKSTQMSLARFEHQEELKSNEIPEVDLAQRVAPFMLNVPDLLYPQNTEYPAPKQTGDVVCQDCIKFFSDAQAEAKANTSFIDSLIQNIEHQCDMLGPGMSDMCKQYVGQYGPAVVQQLMSMQPKEICALAGFCPEMKKSVPMLDLQPAKAIPAAKTMVAAKLFPATKVEAPASRPMVRIRDSPTCAICEFVMKQLESIVEDHATEAEVVQAVEKVCTFLPSSLTAQCKDLVETYGQAIIELLVQQVDPKTVCTVLGLCNDASRAYIVALDKAHFEVGGYCEVCKMAVSYIDGILEKNATEQEIEEAVKKVCSFLPDSYKTECDQLIEQYEPVLIQLLLQMLDPDFVCTKMGACPAANRRFLEMLACSRGPDYWCKVKGAAELCGTVAHCKRYVWKE; encoded by the exons ATGCTGCTACTAACTCTGCTCTTCGTGTCCTCAG CTGTAGCAACACCTCTGCTGGGCACTGAGCAGTGTGCCCGCGGCCCCCCCTACTGGTGCCAGAGCTTAAAGACGGCATCGCTGTGTAAAGCTTTTACTCACTGCCAGCAAAATGTGTGGAACAAACCTCAGATG AAAACGGTACCATGTGACATGTGTAAAGAAATATTGATGGTGGTTGGACAATTGCTGAAAGACAATGCAACTGAG GTGGAAATTCTTGGGTATCTGGAGAAGGCGTGTAATCTCATCCCTGATCAGGGTCTGGGGGCCGAGTGCAAGGAGATAGTGGACAGCTACTACCCCATCCTCCTTGGGATCATCACTGGGGAACTG GAGGATCCAGGTGTAGTGTGCGGCGCGATGGGTTTGTGTAAATCTACCCAGATGTCCCTAGCCAGGTTTGAGCACCAGGAGGAGCTCAAGTCCAATGAAATCCCTGAGGTGGACCTTGCCCAGCGTGTGGCACCCTTCATGCTCAATGTTCCTGACCTCCTGTATCCCCAGAATACAGAATATCCTGCTCCAAAGCAG ACGGGTGACGTGGTGTGCCAAGACTGCATCAAGTTCTTCTCTGATGCTCAGGCAGAAGCAAAGGCCAACACCTCCTTCATCGACTCCCTGATTCAGAACATTGAGCACCAGTGTGATATGTTGGGACCAGGCATGTCTGATATG TGCAAGCAGTACGTAGGACAGTACGGCCCTGCTGTTGTTCAGCAGCTGATGTCCATG CAACCAAAGGAGATCTGTGCTCTTGCCGGTTTCTGTCCAGAAATGAAGAAGTCCGTCCCCATGTTGGACCTTCAGCCTGCAAAGGCCATCCCTGCTGCCAAAACCATGGTGGCTGCTAAGCTTTTCCCTGCCACCAAAGTTGAGGCTCCTGCTTCAAGG CCGATGGTACGCATCCGTGATTCGCCAACTTGTGCAATCTGTGAGTTTGTGATGAAGCAGTTGGAGTCCATAGTGGAGGATCATGCAACAGAG GCGGAGGTTGTTCAGGCTGTGGAGAAGGTGTGCACATTTCTGCCCTCCTCTCTGACTGCCCAGTGCAAAGACCTGGTTGAGACGTACGGCCAGGCCATCATTGAGCTGCTGGTGCAGCAGGTTGACCCCAAGACTGTCTGCACAGTGCTGGGACTCTGCAACGATGCTAGCCGCGCATATATTG ttgcCCTGGACAAGGCTCATTTTGAGGTTGGCGGCTACTGTGAGGTGTGCAAGATGGCTGTGAGTTACATCGATGGCATTCTGGAGAAGAACGCCACAGAACAAGAGATTGAGGAGGCTGTGAAGAAAGTATGCAGCTTCCTGCCTGACTCGTACAAGACGGAG TGTGACCAGTTGATTGAACAGTATGAGCCAGTTCTcatccagctgctgcttcagatGCTCGACCCAGACTTTGTGTGTACG AAAATGGGAGCTTGCCCTGCAGCCAACCGTCGTTTTCTAGAAATGTTGGCGTGCTCGCGGGGGCCTGACTACTGGTGCAAGGTCAAGGGAGCAGCGGAACTGTGCGGC aCTGTGGCTCACTGCAAACGTTATGTGTGGAAGGAATAG
- the LOC122842921 gene encoding prosaposin isoform X1: MLLLTLLFVSSAVATPLLGTEQCARGPPYWCQSLKTASLCKAFTHCQQNVWNKPQMKTVPCDMCKEILMVVGQLLKDNATEVEILGYLEKACNLIPDQGLGAECKEIVDSYYPILLGIITGELEDPGVVCGAMGLCKSTQMSLARFEHQEELKSNEIPEVDLAQRVAPFMLNVPDLLYPQNTEYPAPKQTGDVVCQDCIKFFSDAQAEAKANTSFIDSLIQNIEHQCDMLGPGMSDMCKQYVGQYGPAVVQQLMSMEQQPKEICALAGFCPEMKKSVPMLDLQPAKAIPAAKTMVAAKLFPATKVEAPASRPMVRIRDSPTCAICEFVMKQLESIVEDHATEAEVVQAVEKVCTFLPSSLTAQCKDLVETYGQAIIELLVQQVDPKTVCTVLGLCNDASRAYIVALDKAHFEVGGYCEVCKMAVSYIDGILEKNATEQEIEEAVKKVCSFLPDSYKTECDQLIEQYEPVLIQLLLQMLDPDFVCTKMGACPAANRRFLEMLACSRGPDYWCKVKGAAELCGTVAHCKRYVWKE; encoded by the exons ATGCTGCTACTAACTCTGCTCTTCGTGTCCTCAG CTGTAGCAACACCTCTGCTGGGCACTGAGCAGTGTGCCCGCGGCCCCCCCTACTGGTGCCAGAGCTTAAAGACGGCATCGCTGTGTAAAGCTTTTACTCACTGCCAGCAAAATGTGTGGAACAAACCTCAGATG AAAACGGTACCATGTGACATGTGTAAAGAAATATTGATGGTGGTTGGACAATTGCTGAAAGACAATGCAACTGAG GTGGAAATTCTTGGGTATCTGGAGAAGGCGTGTAATCTCATCCCTGATCAGGGTCTGGGGGCCGAGTGCAAGGAGATAGTGGACAGCTACTACCCCATCCTCCTTGGGATCATCACTGGGGAACTG GAGGATCCAGGTGTAGTGTGCGGCGCGATGGGTTTGTGTAAATCTACCCAGATGTCCCTAGCCAGGTTTGAGCACCAGGAGGAGCTCAAGTCCAATGAAATCCCTGAGGTGGACCTTGCCCAGCGTGTGGCACCCTTCATGCTCAATGTTCCTGACCTCCTGTATCCCCAGAATACAGAATATCCTGCTCCAAAGCAG ACGGGTGACGTGGTGTGCCAAGACTGCATCAAGTTCTTCTCTGATGCTCAGGCAGAAGCAAAGGCCAACACCTCCTTCATCGACTCCCTGATTCAGAACATTGAGCACCAGTGTGATATGTTGGGACCAGGCATGTCTGATATG TGCAAGCAGTACGTAGGACAGTACGGCCCTGCTGTTGTTCAGCAGCTGATGTCCATG GAACAG CAACCAAAGGAGATCTGTGCTCTTGCCGGTTTCTGTCCAGAAATGAAGAAGTCCGTCCCCATGTTGGACCTTCAGCCTGCAAAGGCCATCCCTGCTGCCAAAACCATGGTGGCTGCTAAGCTTTTCCCTGCCACCAAAGTTGAGGCTCCTGCTTCAAGG CCGATGGTACGCATCCGTGATTCGCCAACTTGTGCAATCTGTGAGTTTGTGATGAAGCAGTTGGAGTCCATAGTGGAGGATCATGCAACAGAG GCGGAGGTTGTTCAGGCTGTGGAGAAGGTGTGCACATTTCTGCCCTCCTCTCTGACTGCCCAGTGCAAAGACCTGGTTGAGACGTACGGCCAGGCCATCATTGAGCTGCTGGTGCAGCAGGTTGACCCCAAGACTGTCTGCACAGTGCTGGGACTCTGCAACGATGCTAGCCGCGCATATATTG ttgcCCTGGACAAGGCTCATTTTGAGGTTGGCGGCTACTGTGAGGTGTGCAAGATGGCTGTGAGTTACATCGATGGCATTCTGGAGAAGAACGCCACAGAACAAGAGATTGAGGAGGCTGTGAAGAAAGTATGCAGCTTCCTGCCTGACTCGTACAAGACGGAG TGTGACCAGTTGATTGAACAGTATGAGCCAGTTCTcatccagctgctgcttcagatGCTCGACCCAGACTTTGTGTGTACG AAAATGGGAGCTTGCCCTGCAGCCAACCGTCGTTTTCTAGAAATGTTGGCGTGCTCGCGGGGGCCTGACTACTGGTGCAAGGTCAAGGGAGCAGCGGAACTGTGCGGC aCTGTGGCTCACTGCAAACGTTATGTGTGGAAGGAATAG